From Chryseobacterium camelliae:
AAATTGTTCAAGATCGGGGAAATATTATAAAAAGTTTAGAACAAATTGTCGATCAGGGGTGGACAACCATTAAAATCCAGACTCAGCTGGTATCATCAGTAGATCCGGATACGATTCTGGTTGCTAATATCTATGAAGCGTTCAATTCTAAAAATACAGAACAGCAAAGCATGAAAACAAAATCCAGCCATGTTTTAAAAAGAATCGGAGATGCCTGGCAGACCGTTATGCATTCTGCCTTTCAGAATCCGGGGTATTCTTAC
This genomic window contains:
- a CDS encoding nuclear transport factor 2 family protein, with the translated sequence MMENIRNIADEFNSNYEKLWNAFDFDSLSNLYSEHSILVGYEIVQDRGNIIKSLEQIVDQGWTTIKIQTQLVSSVDPDTILVANIYEAFNSKNTEQQSMKTKSSHVLKRIGDAWQTVMHSAFQNPGYSYMLLSSQYFQIFHVYGF